In uncultured Methanobrevibacter sp., a single genomic region encodes these proteins:
- a CDS encoding CPBP family intramembrane glutamic endopeptidase, translating to MNSEIGEIYSHLAIAIMIPSLYIATKIVKDRPFSSYSSSRGGWNTQLYLKAFIIPFILFIIVGVIQSAILGNAGDYHFTILFFIILLIVVPIQCIAEEYVYRGLLMQTLGSWFNIPLLALILQAIIFGFTHGYNGIGNIGIIISGLVMGFLAWKANGLEVSSAFHTANNLSFSLLVMFGIQSTTSTIQMADLLISTMGSVIFGILLYYIGKRSNWFGEIPETPREDDS from the coding sequence ATGAACTCCGAGATAGGAGAAATCTATTCTCATTTGGCGATAGCCATCATGATTCCATCTTTGTACATTGCAACTAAAATTGTTAAGGACAGACCGTTTTCCTCATACTCCTCTTCACGTGGAGGATGGAACACCCAACTCTACCTCAAGGCATTTATAATACCGTTTATTTTATTCATTATCGTTGGAGTTATTCAATCCGCAATACTGGGCAATGCGGGAGATTATCATTTTACAATACTGTTTTTTATAATTCTCCTAATTGTAGTGCCGATACAATGTATTGCTGAAGAATACGTGTACCGTGGACTTCTTATGCAAACATTAGGATCATGGTTTAACATACCATTATTGGCATTGATTCTCCAAGCCATAATCTTTGGATTCACTCACGGATACAATGGTATAGGAAACATTGGGATAATAATTTCAGGTTTAGTAATGGGATTTTTAGCATGGAAAGCCAATGGTTTGGAAGTCAGTTCCGCATTCCATACTGCAAATAATTTATCCTTCAGCTTACTGGTCATGTTCGGAATTCAATCCACAACCTCAACAATACAAATGGCTGATTTATTAATTTCAACCATGGGCTCTGTAATTTTCGGTATTTTACTTTATTACATCGGAAAGAGAAGCAACTGGTTTGGCGAGATTCCAGAAACCCCTCGGGAGGATGATTCTTAA